One Pseudomonas sp. HOU2 genomic window carries:
- a CDS encoding BatD family protein — protein MTRFTALLLPLLLCTTTAQAAELTASVDRSRLNSGETVELTLETSDVTQFGKPDLTPLEPLFEVRGTRQVNQLNTLNGDNRATTRWIITLLPKENGSVIIPPLQLGDVQSQPITVQVVESDIREEKNNPAPVFIEASLDQSSVYVQAQAILTLRIYHSVSLYDDSSLTPLQIADTRIEQLGDTRTYEKDINGVRHGVIEMRYAIYPQHSGLLLIAPQTFSATLVDTQPAQDATVQGPKPGKLLRVNSAEIALTVKPKPLTYPADAPWLPARSLSLSESWNPEPDHLQVGDSLTRSLTLKAEGLASSQLPALPATEANGLRRYPDQPVLSNQSDERGLIGSREEREALVPSRSGAIELPTVDVIWWNTFEDHLEHTSLPARTLQVATNPSLQVDTPAGTLQVNAVDNDVLWWWKLSTLILACTTLLGFGLWWRARWQPAVHRAAQTGPSPRTLLDDIKRACQANDPQATRQALDAWARQQPETLADMAARFVPLSDALDGLNGALYSETGQHWQGEDLWRAIRTIPAAERVQDPVGDSGLPPLYPK, from the coding sequence ATGACCCGTTTCACCGCTCTGTTGCTGCCCCTGCTGCTCTGCACGACCACCGCTCAGGCGGCCGAGCTGACGGCCAGCGTGGATCGCAGTCGCCTGAACTCCGGCGAGACGGTCGAACTCACCCTCGAAACCAGCGACGTCACCCAGTTCGGCAAACCCGACCTGACGCCGCTGGAGCCTTTGTTCGAGGTGCGTGGCACGCGCCAGGTCAACCAGTTGAACACCCTCAATGGCGACAACCGCGCCACCACGCGCTGGATCATCACCCTGCTGCCCAAAGAGAACGGCAGCGTGATCATTCCGCCGCTGCAACTGGGTGATGTGCAGAGCCAGCCGATCACCGTGCAAGTGGTCGAGAGCGACATCCGCGAAGAGAAGAACAACCCGGCCCCGGTGTTCATCGAGGCCAGCCTCGACCAGTCCAGCGTCTATGTGCAGGCTCAGGCGATCCTGACGTTGCGCATCTATCACTCGGTGTCGCTGTACGACGACAGCAGCCTGACCCCGCTGCAGATCGCCGACACGCGCATCGAGCAACTGGGCGATACGCGCACCTACGAAAAAGACATCAACGGTGTGCGCCATGGCGTGATCGAGATGCGCTATGCGATCTATCCGCAGCACAGCGGCTTGCTGCTCATTGCCCCGCAGACGTTCAGCGCCACGTTGGTCGACACCCAGCCGGCCCAGGACGCGACCGTGCAGGGCCCGAAACCGGGCAAGCTGTTGCGGGTCAATTCCGCCGAGATCGCCCTGACGGTCAAACCGAAACCGCTGACCTACCCGGCCGATGCGCCGTGGCTGCCCGCACGCAGCCTGAGCCTGAGCGAAAGCTGGAACCCTGAGCCGGATCATCTTCAGGTCGGCGACTCCCTGACCCGCAGCCTGACGCTAAAAGCCGAAGGCCTGGCCAGTTCGCAGTTGCCGGCCCTGCCCGCCACCGAGGCCAACGGCCTGCGCCGCTACCCGGATCAACCGGTGCTGAGCAACCAGAGCGACGAGCGCGGCCTGATCGGCAGCCGTGAAGAACGCGAAGCGCTGGTGCCCAGCCGCAGCGGCGCGATCGAGTTGCCGACCGTCGACGTGATCTGGTGGAACACCTTCGAAGATCATCTGGAACACACCAGCCTGCCGGCGCGCACCCTGCAAGTGGCGACCAACCCGAGCCTGCAGGTCGACACCCCGGCCGGCACCCTGCAAGTGAACGCCGTCGATAACGACGTGTTGTGGTGGTGGAAACTCAGCACCCTGATCCTCGCCTGCACCACCCTGCTCGGCTTCGGCCTGTGGTGGCGTGCAAGATGGCAACCGGCGGTGCACCGCGCCGCGCAAACCGGGCCGAGCCCGCGCACGTTGCTGGACGACATCAAGCGGGCGTGCCAGGCCAACGATCCGCAAGCGACCCGGCAGGCACTCGATGCTTGGGCGCGACAGCAGCCGGAGACTTTGGCGGATATGGCGGCGCGCTTCGTACCGCTTTCCGACGCCCTCGACGGGCTCAATGGCGCGTTGTACAGCGAGACCGGGCAGCATTGGCAAGGCGAGGATTTGTGGCGGGCGATTCGTACGATTCCGGCGGCCGAGCGGGTGCAGGATCCGGTGGGTGACAGCGGGTTGCCGCCGCTTTATCCGAAGTAA
- a CDS encoding tetratricopeptide repeat protein: MIALWPHWFRPWWLLLLPLLGWLLWQLWHRQKRAGRWQMILPPAFHSTLLSGGSGRDSKLPWVALGVAWLLTLVALLGPSWERVEQTSQKPADPLVVVLELTPEMLATDSPPTRLEQARRKLFDLLQARSDAQTAIVVYAGSAHTLVPLSDDLATSRNLLDALKPSLMPESGHRADLGVSKALALLKQGALGQGRILLIGSSLTEEERQGIRRALGQQSAQLLMLGIGTAEGAPIAQEDGSFLKDEQGAIRVPQLDSPGLGAFLASVGGEYHSARLDESDLRALGLLDGPRSLRNDGQTVRLDTWADQGYWLLLPLLLLAACAGRRGWLFCLPLLLCLPQPSYAFDFEDLWLRPDQQGLHLLKQRRPAEAAEHFEDHQWQGLALYEAGDYSGAAQRFAEGSDARAHYNRGNALAKSGELEAAIDAYEQALELQPDLRPALTNKALVENLLKQKNTPPPAEPQPQPAQPNVPGDEPPPATAPPPAVKNETPSEAQPGESASEPPPTTPPQPGPNEVPGLDEAEETDTVPTLRPSEDNLEGEQRQALEQWLGKIPDDPGELLRRKFWYEQQQHQDQEKTR; this comes from the coding sequence ATGATCGCGCTCTGGCCGCACTGGTTCCGCCCTTGGTGGCTGCTGCTTCTGCCGCTGCTGGGCTGGCTGCTCTGGCAACTCTGGCACCGGCAGAAACGTGCTGGACGCTGGCAGATGATTCTGCCGCCGGCGTTCCATTCGACCCTGCTCAGCGGTGGCAGCGGGCGCGACAGCAAGCTGCCGTGGGTGGCCCTCGGCGTGGCATGGTTGCTGACCCTCGTCGCCCTGCTCGGGCCGAGCTGGGAACGGGTCGAACAGACCAGCCAGAAACCCGCCGACCCGCTGGTGGTGGTGCTGGAGCTGACCCCGGAAATGCTCGCCACCGACTCACCGCCAACCCGCCTGGAGCAGGCGCGGCGCAAGCTGTTCGATCTGCTGCAGGCGCGCAGCGATGCGCAGACCGCGATCGTCGTCTATGCCGGCAGCGCGCACACCTTGGTGCCGCTGTCGGATGATCTGGCGACCAGCCGCAATCTGCTCGACGCGCTCAAGCCGTCGCTGATGCCAGAAAGCGGCCATCGCGCTGATCTCGGCGTGAGCAAGGCGCTGGCCCTGCTCAAGCAAGGCGCGCTCGGCCAGGGACGGATCCTGCTGATCGGCTCCTCGCTGACCGAAGAGGAACGCCAAGGCATTCGTCGCGCCCTTGGCCAACAATCAGCACAACTGCTGATGCTCGGCATCGGCACAGCTGAGGGCGCACCGATTGCCCAAGAGGACGGCAGTTTCCTCAAGGACGAACAAGGCGCGATCCGCGTACCGCAACTCGACAGCCCGGGCCTTGGTGCATTCCTCGCCAGCGTTGGCGGCGAGTACCACAGTGCGCGGCTGGACGAGAGCGATTTGCGCGCCCTCGGTCTGCTCGACGGCCCCCGTAGCCTGCGCAACGATGGTCAGACCGTGCGCCTCGACACCTGGGCCGATCAGGGTTACTGGCTGTTGCTGCCGCTATTGCTGCTTGCGGCCTGCGCCGGACGGCGTGGCTGGTTGTTCTGCCTGCCATTGCTGCTGTGCCTGCCGCAGCCAAGCTACGCTTTCGACTTTGAAGACCTGTGGCTGCGCCCCGACCAACAGGGCCTGCACCTGCTCAAACAGAGGCGTCCGGCCGAGGCGGCCGAACACTTCGAAGATCACCAGTGGCAAGGGCTGGCGTTGTACGAGGCCGGCGATTACAGTGGCGCCGCTCAGCGTTTCGCCGAAGGCAGCGATGCCCGCGCCCACTACAATCGTGGCAACGCCCTGGCGAAAAGTGGTGAGCTGGAAGCAGCCATCGATGCCTATGAGCAAGCACTGGAACTGCAACCGGACTTGCGCCCGGCGCTGACCAACAAGGCCCTGGTGGAAAACCTGCTCAAGCAGAAGAACACCCCGCCGCCGGCAGAACCGCAGCCACAACCGGCGCAGCCGAACGTGCCCGGCGATGAACCACCGCCGGCGACCGCACCGCCACCGGCAGTCAAAAACGAGACTCCGAGCGAGGCCCAGCCCGGCGAATCGGCCAGCGAACCGCCGCCGACCACCCCGCCGCAACCAGGTCCCAACGAGGTGCCGGGCCTCGACGAGGCGGAAGAAACGGACACTGTGCCGACGCTGCGCCCGAGCGAGGACAACCTCGAAGGCGAGCAGCGTCAGGCGCTGGAACAATGGCTGGGCAAAATCCCCGACGACCCGGGCGAACTGCTGCGACGCAAATTCTGGTACGAACAGCAACAACATCAGGATCAGGAAAAAACTCGATGA
- a CDS encoding VWA domain-containing protein yields MFEFAWPWIFVLLPLPWLMRLVLPVADSGEPALRVSFLSDLEGLARRRARANLPAWRQQAPFLLLWLLLLSAAARPQWLGEPLPIAASGRDLLVAVDVSGSMDFPDMQWQDEDVSRLSLVQHLLGDFLESRDGDRVGLILFGSQAYLQAPLTFDRHTVRVWLDEARIGIAGKNTAIGDAIGLALKRLRMRPAQSRVLILVTDGANNGGEIDPLTAAKLAASEGVKIYPIGIGADPEDSGSTGLLGVNPSLDLDEPALKAIAAATGGQYFRARDGKELQAIRETLDQLEPVTQQPTQARPAQALYQWPLALALLLSLLLVARDLWPDNPLQRLFTKEMYLQSPLPDWRERLKRLRLRRRR; encoded by the coding sequence ATGTTTGAGTTCGCCTGGCCGTGGATCTTCGTGCTGCTGCCACTGCCGTGGCTGATGCGTCTGGTGTTGCCGGTGGCCGACAGCGGCGAGCCGGCGTTGCGCGTGAGTTTCCTCTCCGACCTGGAAGGCCTCGCCCGTCGGCGGGCCAGGGCCAATCTGCCGGCATGGCGTCAGCAAGCGCCGTTCCTGCTGCTGTGGCTGTTGCTGCTGAGCGCCGCAGCGCGCCCGCAATGGCTTGGCGAGCCGTTGCCGATTGCCGCCAGCGGCCGCGATCTGCTGGTGGCGGTGGACGTGTCCGGCTCGATGGACTTCCCCGACATGCAGTGGCAGGACGAAGACGTCAGTCGCTTGTCGCTGGTCCAGCATCTGCTCGGGGATTTCCTTGAAAGCCGTGATGGCGACCGCGTCGGTCTGATCCTGTTCGGCAGTCAGGCCTATCTGCAGGCACCGCTGACTTTCGACCGGCACACCGTGCGCGTCTGGCTCGATGAAGCGCGCATCGGCATCGCCGGCAAGAACACCGCCATCGGCGATGCGATCGGTCTGGCGCTGAAGCGCCTGCGCATGCGTCCGGCACAAAGCCGGGTATTGATTCTGGTCACCGACGGCGCCAACAACGGCGGCGAAATCGATCCGCTGACCGCAGCAAAACTGGCCGCCAGCGAAGGGGTGAAAATCTACCCGATCGGCATTGGCGCGGACCCGGAAGACAGTGGCAGCACCGGCCTGCTCGGGGTCAATCCGAGCCTGGACCTCGACGAGCCGGCGCTCAAAGCGATTGCCGCAGCCACCGGCGGCCAGTACTTCCGCGCCCGCGACGGCAAAGAGCTGCAAGCGATCAGGGAGACCCTCGATCAGCTCGAACCGGTGACCCAGCAACCGACCCAGGCGCGCCCGGCGCAAGCCCTGTATCAGTGGCCGCTGGCGTTGGCCCTGCTGCTGAGCCTGTTGCTGGTCGCCCGCGACTTGTGGCCGGACAACCCGCTGCAACGCCTGTTTACCAAGGAGATGTATCTGCAAAGTCCGTTGCCCGACTGGCGCGAGCGTCTGAAACGCCTGCGTCTGCGGAGGCGCCGATGA
- a CDS encoding DUF4381 domain-containing protein has protein sequence MNGLEQLQPLISPPPIDFWPPAPGWWLLLLLLPLLGFAVWRLRRFIPIKKRPIVRAEQPLDPVRIAALAELAQMPKPYDGAPAGAWLQQLNGLLKRLCRNHYPYSQSHTLNGRKWLAFLDNRCPAAGLTRWMVLVEGAYKPECKLDDKAIAGLTQAVDTWIRKHV, from the coding sequence ATGAACGGCCTCGAGCAACTGCAACCGTTGATTTCCCCGCCGCCCATCGACTTCTGGCCACCAGCGCCGGGCTGGTGGCTGCTGCTGTTATTGCTGCCGTTGCTCGGGTTCGCGGTGTGGCGCTTGCGCCGGTTCATTCCGATCAAGAAACGCCCGATCGTGCGCGCCGAACAGCCGCTCGACCCCGTGCGCATCGCCGCGCTGGCCGAACTGGCCCAGATGCCCAAACCCTACGACGGCGCACCGGCCGGGGCCTGGTTGCAGCAGCTCAACGGCCTGCTCAAACGCCTGTGCCGCAACCACTACCCTTACAGTCAGAGCCACACATTGAATGGCCGCAAATGGCTGGCATTTCTCGACAACCGCTGCCCGGCCGCCGGCCTGACGCGCTGGATGGTGCTGGTCGAAGGCGCCTACAAACCCGAATGCAAGCTCGACGACAAAGCCATCGCCGGCCTGACCCAAGCCGTCGACACTTGGATTCGCAAGCATGTTTGA
- a CDS encoding DUF58 domain-containing protein, whose product MNVPLPSEPGIRISLTDLIEMRHRVREVQLFSTPSQRSPLIGLHHSKFRGRGVDFDQVRVYQAGDDVRTIDWRVTARTQEPHTKLFHEERERPIFIMVEQSTRLFFGSGLMFKSVLAAQAAALIGWAALGHNDRVGGLVFGDNEHYEIKPRRSKQSLLQLLNRLVKVNQSLHSEREPDRDALGAALRRAREVLRPGSLVIVICDERALSDSAEQQLSLLSRHCDLLMLPLSDPLDHALPAAGLLRFAERGAQLELDTLNFDLRQTYRAQAEARIARWELLAQKLRVLLMPLSTQSEMVEQMREFLNPQRPGSSR is encoded by the coding sequence ATGAACGTCCCCCTGCCGTCCGAACCGGGCATCCGCATCAGCCTCACCGACCTGATCGAGATGCGCCACCGTGTGCGCGAAGTGCAGCTGTTTTCCACGCCGAGCCAGCGCAGCCCGCTGATCGGCCTGCATCACTCGAAATTCCGCGGGCGCGGCGTCGACTTCGATCAGGTGCGGGTCTACCAGGCCGGCGACGACGTGCGCACCATCGACTGGCGCGTCACCGCGCGCACCCAGGAGCCGCACACCAAGCTGTTCCATGAGGAACGCGAGCGACCGATTTTCATCATGGTCGAGCAAAGCACGCGGCTGTTTTTCGGTTCCGGGCTGATGTTCAAGTCGGTGCTCGCGGCGCAAGCGGCGGCGCTGATCGGCTGGGCCGCACTGGGGCACAACGACAGGGTCGGCGGGCTGGTGTTCGGCGATAACGAGCATTACGAAATCAAACCGCGCCGCAGCAAGCAGAGCCTGCTGCAATTGCTCAACCGTCTGGTGAAGGTCAATCAATCGCTGCACAGCGAACGCGAACCGGACCGCGATGCCCTCGGCGCAGCGCTGCGCCGGGCGCGTGAGGTGCTGCGCCCGGGCAGTCTGGTGATCGTGATCTGCGACGAGCGCGCGCTGTCCGACAGCGCCGAGCAGCAATTGAGTCTGCTATCGCGCCATTGCGACCTGCTGATGCTGCCGCTGTCCGATCCGCTGGACCACGCCCTGCCCGCCGCCGGGCTTTTACGCTTCGCCGAACGCGGCGCGCAGCTGGAACTCGACACCCTCAATTTCGATCTGCGCCAGACCTATCGCGCTCAGGCCGAAGCCCGTATAGCCCGTTGGGAATTGCTCGCGCAGAAACTACGGGTGCTGCTGATGCCGCTAAGCACGCAAAGCGAAATGGTCGAGCAGATGCGCGAGTTCCTCAATCCGCAGCGTCCGGGGAGCAGTCGATGA
- a CDS encoding MoxR family ATPase produces the protein MEHREALLALRTFLSTQILGQEKLIERLLIALLADGHMLVEGAPGLAKTKAIKELAEGIEAQFHRIQFTPDLLPADITGTEIYRPETGSFVFQQGPIFHNLVLADEINRAPAKVQSALLEAMAERQVSVGRSTYELSPLFLVMATQNPIEQEGTYPLPEAQLDRFLMHVKIGFPDAAVERRILQQARGEALNGETKPERRVSQQAIFAARKEILGLYMADAVEEYLVQLVMATRTPAKFDPEMAEWIAYGASPRGSIALDRCARAHAWLAGRDFVSPEDIQAVLFDVLRHRIILSFEAEAAGIDQDRVVQRILDVVAVA, from the coding sequence ATGGAACATCGTGAAGCGCTGCTGGCGCTGCGAACCTTTCTTTCAACGCAGATTCTCGGCCAGGAAAAACTCATCGAGCGCTTGCTCATCGCCCTGCTCGCCGACGGCCACATGTTGGTCGAGGGCGCTCCGGGGCTGGCCAAGACCAAAGCGATCAAAGAACTCGCCGAGGGCATCGAAGCCCAGTTCCATCGCATTCAGTTCACCCCGGACCTGCTGCCGGCCGACATCACCGGCACCGAGATCTATCGCCCGGAAACCGGCAGTTTCGTGTTCCAGCAAGGGCCGATCTTCCACAACCTGGTGCTGGCGGACGAAATCAACCGGGCGCCGGCCAAGGTGCAATCGGCGCTGCTCGAAGCCATGGCCGAGCGTCAGGTCAGCGTCGGGCGCAGCACTTACGAGCTGTCGCCACTGTTTCTGGTGATGGCCACGCAGAACCCGATCGAGCAGGAAGGCACCTACCCGCTGCCCGAAGCGCAGCTCGACCGCTTCCTGATGCACGTCAAAATCGGCTTCCCGGATGCCGCCGTCGAACGCCGGATCCTGCAACAAGCCCGTGGCGAAGCGCTCAACGGCGAAACCAAGCCCGAGCGCCGGGTTAGCCAGCAGGCGATCTTCGCCGCGCGCAAGGAAATCCTCGGTCTGTACATGGCCGACGCCGTGGAGGAATACCTGGTGCAGCTGGTCATGGCCACGCGCACCCCGGCCAAGTTCGACCCGGAGATGGCCGAGTGGATCGCCTATGGCGCCAGTCCACGTGGCTCGATCGCCCTCGACCGCTGCGCCCGTGCCCACGCCTGGCTGGCCGGGCGCGACTTCGTCAGCCCGGAAGACATTCAGGCGGTGCTGTTCGACGTGTTGCGTCACCGCATCATTCTGTCGTTTGAAGCCGAAGCCGCCGGCATCGATCAGGATCGGGTGGTGCAGCGGATTCTCGACGTCGTAGCCGTCGCTTGA
- the cui gene encoding colicin immunity protein Cui, whose amino-acid sequence MNKNPPELTVPPLLISLFCAPIFFINLLLPALPQSGLDFAINDFLDNQLFGLSGFWSSLFPFSSKATANYVAVIGPIFAPILFYKVYKTMKIDPAQYKNRILTRLITGIFFTAFMIMFFILAFYLTETDLGKGTGKYGNLFGQNILFYSIFSSGMLILFFVIPFLIHRIFFYFPYLLIKNWKEKRERCHSH is encoded by the coding sequence ATGAATAAAAATCCGCCTGAACTGACTGTACCTCCATTATTGATTTCCCTTTTCTGCGCGCCGATCTTTTTTATAAACCTTCTTCTTCCTGCACTCCCGCAAAGCGGCTTGGATTTTGCCATCAACGACTTCCTGGACAACCAGCTTTTCGGCTTGAGCGGATTCTGGTCTTCCTTATTCCCCTTCAGTTCCAAAGCAACCGCAAACTATGTAGCAGTTATCGGACCAATATTTGCGCCAATTCTATTCTACAAAGTTTACAAAACAATGAAGATTGACCCAGCCCAGTACAAGAACAGGATTTTAACTCGACTCATCACCGGAATATTCTTTACAGCCTTTATGATCATGTTTTTTATATTAGCTTTTTATTTAACCGAAACAGATCTTGGAAAAGGCACCGGAAAATATGGAAATCTGTTTGGACAAAACATATTGTTTTACTCGATATTCTCTTCAGGCATGTTGATCCTTTTTTTTGTCATCCCATTTCTGATCCACCGAATCTTTTTTTACTTTCCATACTTGCTGATCAAGAACTGGAAGGAAAAAAGGGAACGCTGCCACTCTCATTGA